ACCTCTCTCCCAATAAGGAAGGAATCATTCCGGAGGCGGATGCCAGGAGGATGATCCAATTTGGCAGGGTGATTGGAAAGATGAAAAAAAATGACTTGGCCAGGGGAGCCCGGGCGAAAGCTCTTTCCGGGTGGGCCGGAAATCCGGAATCCGGGCTTTTGTTTGACGGCAGCCCCTTTACAGGCTGGGCCACTCCTGATGGCACCACCCGGGCGGAGGTAGAAATCCGATTGTCTGGAAAACAGGAGTTCAACGTCATCAAGCTACAGGAAAATGTTCGTGATTACGGCCAGCGTGTGGAGCGCTTTGCCGTGGATGCGTGGCTGGACGGCCAGTGGAAACCCTTGGCTGAAAGTACCACCATCGGATTCCGTAAAATGATCAGGCTGCCGAAGGCGGTGAAGGCTGATCAATTGAGGATACGCTTCCTGGATTCCCGCAAATCCATTTCATTCAGCAATTTCTCGTTGTATTACCTGGCTCCTTTCTCAACGGAGGACAACGTGGAAGGCGTCCGGAAACTGAACAGGAAGGAATGGAAAATAACCGTTGCCGGGAAAAACCTTCCCGCGGCCCAGTTGGAGCGGCTGAAAGACGGGAAAACGGATACTTATGTGGAAGTGGGACTGCCTCCCCAGGGATGCGACATTGTTATTGATACGGGAAAAGTGCAGAAAATTGCCGGGTTGATATATACGCCTGTGATGGAGGGAGGGCCGGGCCATATTGAAATGTATGATATCCGCCTCAGCAGGGATGGCAAAACATGGGGAAAGCCGGTGGCTTCCGGCCGTTTCGGCAATATCGTCAACAACCCGGTGGAACAGGAGGTCAATTTTGTTCCCGTTGAAGCTAGATTCGTCAAATTCAGCGCTAAAAAGGGTGCCGACGGAGCACGTAAAGCGGCTGTTGCCGAGTTGGATTTGCTTTAATATGGCCTATAAGGGCCTTTCTACGAGGAAAAAGAGGGAAAGGGAAACCAGGCAAATGGAAATTTGGTTCTTGCTCCGGTGTGCTTCAACAGGAAGAAGGATGCTAGGTTTCTCCATGAAGCAACCAGGCGGCCCATGTAAAAAGGAAGCGCCCCAAATGTTTTTCCGCTTACCATGCTTGCATTAACGGCTAACATATCCGCCGGCTCTGCAATCGTGGCGCGTGGGAGGTAGGGGCAGGGACACTTCAACTTCTATAGGAAGATTATCCTGACGGCCGTATTCCCGGACAGGAACGGCTTCGTTCAGTCTCGACGCTTTTCACAGGATGATATTTTCCAGGAACAGGTAGAAACTTTCAACGAAGTGGTAGCACACGTTGCCGTTTTATCCGATGAATGGAAGGAGCTTCACGTCCGAGTGCGGCTGGATCAGATCATCAGCTCGCCTTTGGAGGAAAGGGAAATATCTCTGGAATCCAGGGATGCGGTTGCTCTGACCGTGGAAGCAGCCACCGCCCAGGAAGGGAGCGGGTTTTTCACCAGCCAGAATTTCGGAGTTCACGATGGTGGACGGGATGGCAGTGGCGTTGTTCAGCCACTTCGCAACAAACAACAAGAAATAATCATGAATAAAATTACTTCTATCAACGGAACCCTCATAGCTTCTCTGAATGAACTGAATGAACATGTGGAGAATGGAACTGCCCATGTTACAGAGGAAGAGCGTACTGCATGGAATAATCAAACCACGGTCAAGGCCAAGGGGATTCTCATTGCCACCCAGGAAGACCTTGACGAGCATACCGGGAACAAGGCCATCCATGTGACGGAAGACGAACGCGCCGCGTGGAACGCCAAGGCGGATGCTGCCGCTCTTTCTGCAAAAGCCGACGCGTCTTCCTTCAATGTGCACAAGGATGATGCCGTAGTCCACATAACAGCGAAAGAACGTGAAACGTGGAACGGCAAGCAGGACAAACTGACAGATGAAGCGGGCAATATGACGCTGGACGGAGGACTAACGGCTCAGGGCGGAACATTTTCCGATGCGGTTAATGCTAACGGAGGCATCAACATCCCGCTTGCCGCGGGAGCCGTGACTAATACTGCGGCCGTCAACCGGATATATGCTGCCGGGCTTGCCGCCGTGGCCGAGACATACAACCTGCAGATTTACCTTGATGCCGCGATTACTACCACCACCAATAATGCTGCCGTGACGGAGCGGGTGTCGGGGCAGCTCATGAGGGTTACCGTGCCGGCCAGACAGTCGTCATCTGTCAATATGGGCCTGGATCACTCTCTTATAGGCCGCGCCAATTACAGCAAATTTGGCGGATTTACCCTGCCAGTCCGGATGTCAGCCTATAAAGCCACTATCAAGATAACGCTAGGCATGGGTGACGGACAGGTGTCGGTGAGGACGGATAGAGACGTTGACGATTACACTAGGGTGCACACTAGCGCTGAGCACTTTGGCGAGGTGCTGGATGTGACTATATCTGACACAAGAGATTCTGAGTCCAGAGGGTACTGGGTCAGAGTCAGAGAGATTTATTACTCCCGTTCAGCGGGGAGGAAGTTTGTCAAGACTACGAGGGCATTATTACCCCTTGACGGCAACACAGCCGTGCCCGCATCCATCAGCGGGCTGGTGTATCACCAGTACCGTGACGGTGGCTGGGATACTGACAATTATGGGACGTTGTGGCTAATGACAGGCGGCTACGATAATCGCTGCTGCATACGCATCGCCAATGTGCGGGGCATACATACCTACAACTCGGTAGGATTTAACGCATGCCACCTGGACATCTACAACAGTACAAACGCCACAACTGTGGACATAGGCGCTCCGCGCATTATGCAGCGATACATGGACGGTTATAACCCTGCGTATTATGGATTTTCGGCCATCGAGTATAACGCGATCAAGTCCGAGACGATAGAGGATTTTATTGATCCGGATACTCAAGATCAAGCCTGATACCATGATTGCAGATAGATAGTTACAGCTACAGTTTCCATGTCTCGGAGAGTGGGACAAGTTCACGATGACAGCCGTGTACCGGGACGCGGACGGCTACACTCACACTAACCGTTACGCCCAGGACAACATTCTCACCGAAGCCCTCTCCCGCCCACCGCAGGAGAGGGCTTCTTTATACCCGCAGTGCACGGCAATTTCCCGCAGTACATTGTTTCCAAAATGATTTACAGTGTACTACTGTTTGTACTGAAGTTTTGGATAAATAAAAATCGCAAGTACTGTATTTCAAGCACTTGCGATTAAAATAAATGGTGGAGGCGACGGGAGTCGAACCCGTGTCCTGAAGGCCGTTGATGCCGGCATCTCCATGTTCAGACGCATATTGCTGCTTTCGCGGCCGCTTCGTCATGCGCCAACTAGGCAGGCTCGCTAGTTGCCTGTGGAAGTCTCGTGCGTTGCGCGGCAACCCCGCATTGCACCAGCCTGCTGAATGTTCGTCGTCCCCTCTAGCAGGCGTTGAGGTTCTGACGCGGCTGAACTAATTAGGCAGCCAGAGCAAGGTCGTTAGACTCTGCATTTATTTTTTTAATCGGCTTTTTAGAAGGCCAGCCGATTAACCTTCACATGCAGCCAGCACCTCAGACTTCCAGTCGAAACCATGGCGCCCCCATATGTATTTACCGGTAGAGACAAAAAATCCCGCCATGGCGTTCAGGCAGGAATTATTTTATTTACCGGTGGTGATGCAAGTGGCACGCCCGTAGGGATTCGAACCCCAAACCTTCTGATCCGTAGTCAGACGCTCTATCCAATTGAGCTACGGGCGCTTTGACTTGCGTCGTGTACCGCGTAAGCGGTGAGAGGAATATAGGTTTTTCTTCGGGAAAGTCAAGATGTTTGTAAGATGATTTGAGAAAAAAATCTCATTTTTTCTCTTCCCGGGAGAGGAGTCCTTCAAAGACAGGCCGTTGATTCCGGAGCGCAGAAAGAGGGGAAAGGCGTTGCGTCACGGAATGGGCTGTGGCACACTGAACGGAGAAAATGAGCGAGTTCAAGGTGATCAGGTCGCCGATGGAGGCATTGAAGGAGTACTTCGGCTTTTCCAGTTTGAGGGAGGGACAGGACCGCGTGGTGGCTTCCATCATGGAAGGCCGCAACGTGCTGGTGGTGATGCCCACCGGGGGAGGGAAATCCCTGTGCTACCAGCTTCCCGCCTTGTGCCGGGACGGGGTCTGCCTGGTGGTCAGCCCGTTGATCGCCCTGATGAAAGACCAGGTGGACGCCCTTGCCGCCAGAGGGATTCCCGCCACCATGATCAACAGCTCCCTGAGCTTTCCTGAACAAAGGGAACGCCTGGCCGGCATGAAGGACGGGGCGTTCAAGCTGGTGTATGTGGCTCCGGAGCGTTTCGGCCATGAGGGGTTCATGCGTGCTCTGGCGGAGGTGGACGTGAATATGGTTGCCGTGGATGAGGCTCACTGCCTGAGCCAGTGGGGGCATGATTTCCGTCCGGATTATTTGAAGCTGGGCAGGGCTATTGAAGCGATGGGGCGCCCGCAGGTAGCGGCTCTGACCGCCACGGCCACTCCCCGCGTGCGGGAGGATATTCTGGAACATTTGAGGCTGGACGACCCGGTGACGATTGTACGGGGGTTTGCGCGGGAAAACCTGCATTTCCGCATTACGGCTTGCGATACGCACAAGGACAAGTACAAGAGGCTGTACGAGCTGGTGAAGCGCCATAAGACGGGTATTATGTATTGCTCCACCCGCAAAAAGGTGGAGCAGGTCCATGAGGCTCTTTCCGAACTTGGCCTGAACGTGACGGCTTACCACGCGGGCATGACGGATGAGCAGCGGGAAGAGGCTCAGAACGCCTTCATGAACCGCCATGCGGACATCGTCATTGCCACGAATGCGTTTGGCATGGGCATTGACCGTGCCGACGTCAGGTTTGTGGCCCATTTTGAGGTTCCCGGCAGTGTGGAGGCCTATTACCAGGAAGCTGGCCGTGCCGGCCGCGACGGGGATGAAGCCTATTGCGAGCTTTTGTTCAACCACGCGGATTTGCGGACCCAGGAGTTTTTTATTGAGGGGGTGAATCCGGGCGTTCCGCTGATTGTGGAACTGTACGAGTTGTTAAGGAAGCATTGCAGTGCGGAAACCCACGATGTGGCGTGGTCCATGGAGGAGATGGGGGAACGCCTCAAATGCCGGAATGCCATGCAGGTGGGGGCCGCCCTGTCCGTTCTCATGCGCAATGGCGCGATCAGCCGCCATGACGTTCCGGGGCAGCGCGTGAAGCTTACCAGAGTGACGGACCCCGCCGTAAGCGGCTTGAAGATTCCTCTGGACGAACAGGCCCTGCGGGAAAAAGAGGTAAGGGACCGGGAAAAACTGAAGGCGGTAACGGAGTTCGCTTATTCCACCGGCTGCCGCCAGCAGTGGATTTTGAATTACTTCGGGGAGGAGGATGGCGCCCCGTGCGGCCGCTGCGACCAGTGCCTGACGCTGGGGGTGGAGGAAGGCCAATCGTTGGGCGAGGAGGAAACCAGGGTTGTCCGGCAGGCGCTGAGCGGGATTGCGCGCGCGTCCGTGCGCATGGCGGACGGTTCCTGGCAGGGAAGGTGGGGCAGGACGAAAATCATCCAGATGCTCAAGGGGGCGAAGAATCAGGAAATTTTAAAAACTTCCCTGGCCCGGCTGAGTACGTATGGCATCCTTTCCCGGTGGAGCGAGGACGACATCCGCCAGCTGTTCCGCGCCATGCAGATGGCGGGCCTGACCAAAATGAGCGGAGAAGCGGACCGCCCCCTGATTACCCTGAGCCCGAAAGGTAATGAAGTGATGATGGGGCGGAAGGAGGCCTCCATGATTTGGCCTCTTGCCCGCAGAGGAAAAGCTTCTGCCCCCTCGGGACAGACTAGGGTGCGCTCCACGGGGGATTTGGCCGCCCTGGGCGAGTTTGACGAAGATTTGTTTTTGAAATTGAAGGAGCTCAGGAATGAGCTGGCCCGTGAAGCCGGAATTCCGGCTTATGCCGTATTCCACAATTCCACCCTGGAAGGGTTGGCCAGGCTGAAACCCACCACCCGCCGGGGAGCCATGAACGTCCACGGCATCGGGGAGCAGAAGGCCGCGAAGTATCTGGATGATTTTCTGGAAGTGATCGCAGAGCATTGCGAGGTTTAAAAAGGTTTTCCGGACCGCTTGCACCATGTCCGCGCCGCCGTGGGGGAACTGATGGCCCTTGTTTTCCCATGGTCCGGCCGCTGAATGTTCCTGCGGGGTTATATTTGCAGGTGAAAAACGGCTTCCGGTTGATTTTATGTTGGGAGGACGTTTGTCCGTCTCTTGAATCCGGACGGGAAATTCCAGTGGGAGGTGGCGCTGAAACCCGGTGAAGAAAAGGAACTGACCTGCCAATATGCCTGCCTGGAGTAATTCCTGCCTGTACTATTTATGTATTGACTTCATTTTGGGAAGTGTGTAGTTTCTTTTCCACACATTACCCAAGACGGAGCGGTGGCTGAGAGGCTGAAAGCACTCCTTTGCTAAAGGAACGTACTGGCAAAACCGGTACCGAGGGTTCGAATCCCTCCCGCTCCGCCAAAACATTTTTCTTCTTAAGAGTCTGTATTTTAACGATACAGGCTCTTTTTTGCTTTTTTGGCAGGTGTTGCAAGAAGAGAGAAAGGATCATTTGCCTTTTAGTCAAATGCCTGGCTGCACTGGTTTAGAAACTGGCAAGGGAGAGTTGCATGGAGATACAGTTCAGCAAGCTATCTCTGCCGGAGTTCTTCCAGCGTATGAATGGCAAGGCCGGGGAATGAGGTGAGCATGAAAGAAGCCTGATTGTTCTGAAATTATTAATGGGGGAGGATTAAAAAATGGCGATGCTGTCCCTTTCCATTATTTGCTGCAGCGAATATGGTTTTTTATTGATTGATTTTCTCTGTGAAGCTTTTATTAAAAATGGATAATGTATCCTCTTTATGAAAACCATTCTTTTTTATTGTGGGCATTTTACCTTGTCCTCTCTTACGGGAGCGGAACACCGTTCCTGTGGTATGGGACAAGCGGAAAAAACAGGGTTGTTCCGGATAGCCCCATTGCACTTTCCATGCAGGGAGAACGGTGGGAGGACCCTGTCTCCGGATGCTTTGGCCAGTTTTATGTTTAAAAATCAGGGAAAGATTCCTATTTATCTTCTTGACTTTTTTGACGTAGGGAAAGAAAAGCTTTTTTCTCTGAGAGGGATCATTTGCAATGACGAGGAGAAAAAGTGCTGTATTACATGCCACGTCTCAAGATTGAGTTGTGCCATCCACTGAGGTATGTGGATTTGCTCCTTGGCGGCATTTACGTTGTATCTTTCCCTTTGCCAAAGCTTATCAAGGATCGATATCCGGAAGGACTTCCTTAAGGGAAATCCTTCCTAACGGGGGAGTATGAAAATCAATTTGGCCGTAATTGCTTTAAAGGGAAACCAGTTTCCTTCCCGCCGGGTTTACGGTAGGGGAGTAGTCCGTGGCTTTCATGAATTCCCATGCTCGCTCATCTTGGCACGAAGCGGGCTCTTACCGGGGTTCTCTCTCAGGGGGGAAAGAGGGTGCATACCGTTTCCCGCACTTCGTCAAGTCATTTGGCACGGATGTCCGGAGTGCTGGCTACAAGGATGCAGAACATTTTTCTTTCAAAAACATGCACGCTGCAGAAAGCGAAGATGCAGTCTTTAAAAGCCGGGGCTGTCCCCACCAGTTAGGATGGATGATGACAATGCCGTCAACTTCCCTGGTTTCCGGCTGATGGAGAGCTGTCCAGGCGTTTTCCCGGGATGTCGCTGACCAGTTCCATGTCCGGCCGAACGGGGTTGGAGTGCTCCCGGCAGAGGTCATGAAAGCGGATGGTGTGGCCCTGTTCCTTGAGTACATGTACTGCCGTGGCGGCAATTGCTGCATTAAAACTGTGCTTGTAGGAATGTCCTAAGATGACGGATATTTCATGTCCGTTTGTGAATGTTCTTTGTGTGCTTGCGGCAATGCATTGTTTCGGAAAGAGAGAAGTTATTTCTTTTTCTTAAGAAGCCGGTCATGTGCAAGGCGATGCTTTCCTTTGTAGAGAAAGTCAGTTTTATTGTTCCTGCCGACGGTGCGATCAATCAAATTAGGAATTTCCTCTTTGGTATAGCCGGCTTGAAGAAGGAACTCTTCGACTTTGGAATATTTACCAGGAAAGATGGAAACAAGAATTTCCATAAAAGATTTTTCCAGGTCTTTAGTTTCGTCTTCGATTACTTGATTTCTAGAGTTAATAAATGATTCACCATCAGCAACTTCGTTGAGAAGATTCCAAAGCTCTGAAATTTGTTCTTGAGATTCAATATAAATAGTTTTATTTTCTTTTAAGTTTTTAGATTCTCCGTTTGTTTCTTTATATTCCGTGATTCTGTAGGGATTATGTTCTTTTGATTCTTTGAATTGTTTTAATATTTTTGCATAATAAGGCAAAAATATATGATGGATAATCTGTTTTTTAGAAGATTCTTTCATATCATTCGAATCCTTAATAAGTCTTATATATTTATCGAGGAATAGACAAATCTCGGATTTTTGATTGATATCGGCCATTTCATCAATCTCAACTTCCGGTTCGGTTTTCTGATATGTTTTAAAGGAAAATAACGGAGCTGAGGCGACAAGATAACAATGCCATATTTTGTCGCTCAATTCAGTATTAATATTATTTTGCGTCGTTAAACCGAAGGTAAATGTATGTTTTTCGGCATTTTTATAAAAGGATTTAAAATGCTGATATTCTAGCAAATCCGAAAGTTTCTGGATAGTGGCAGATGGTTGTTTAAATTGATCTAAGCAGGCAGGACTTTTCAGAGAAGAATCAGCCATAACAATAGGACACAACGAAATGAGTAGACTAATGATAGATATATACATAAATGATAGTACTTTCATAAAATTTCACCTTCATCAGAGTTTCTTTTAAATTCTAATCCAAATTTTACAATAGTTATAGTTATAGACATTTTTATTGCTTCTATATTGAATATTTGGTTTGTTTTCCCTAATGAAATGGTATCTTTATTTTCTTCTTTTAAATTAATATATTTTTTACATATCCACCAGAAATTTTGTGGATTCACTCCCGACTTGCGAATTGCGTTAAGGTTAACTACTGTATCTCCTGTCTCAGCAACCATGTCATAAAGATTATTTTTATCTCTTATTCTAACAATTTTATTAACTCCGTGTCCTGTATGTGCTGATGCTAGTACCGGTTTTTTTGAATTATTGTCTCTCTCAGGCCATTCAAGACCTCCGTCTCGCTCAACAGCGTTAATTTTTTTAAAACTTACATTAGTGGGCAATAAGGTTAATTCAATGAATCCTATGAGACCATACTTTCCTTTCGGGAATTTAATTTTTTTGGTATCAACTTTATCGTTGCCATCTTCTGTTTCAATTTCTCCACTAAATTTCTTTGCCTCTATCTTTGTAGGAACTTTGATATTAATTGAAATCTTTGCTTCCTTCCCTTCACTGGTTTGGGCAACAATTTGAACGTTCGTATCTTTTGTTAATGATTTTTTTGCAATTAGACTAATCTTTTGTGATCCTTTTAATAAGTCGGCCTTTGTTTCTTCGAAGCCGTTTCCTTTAATATTCCAAGTAAGTTCCTTGATGTCGCCTTTAGGTTTTCCAACAAGTAAAAATGTGATTTTTTCTCCGATACCGATATCTGTTCTTTTTCGATCTTCTTCCTTATCTAATCCTTTCTTAATATAATAATCTGCTGAACATAATTGTGTTTGAGATTTGATCTTAAGAGAAGCAGAAGCTTCTTGCTCCGTTTCTTCAAGATCGTCATTATTATCGTTTGCTAATAAATTGTTGCAACTGTACAGAATTCCTAAAAAGCAAACAAGATGAGAGAGATATTTCATAAATATGCTAAAATACGTATTTTAAATTGAATCTTTTGTAAAGAAAAATGATTTAATTTTTAATAATGATATTTATTATAATTATTATATAAGTGAATTTGTAATATGGAAAATACATAATAGGAATGTTTCTGTGCATTACTAGAAAGCTTCTCCTGTTTAGATACCTGAAAGATGTCTGTCTTCTTATATCCAGGTCCAATCAGCATCATGGGATTGATGCCGTGTCCTTCCAAGAAAAAGCGCCTCCTGAACAGGAGGCGCTTTAGGATTTGATTGGGAGTGTGTAAATGAGGGCTTACATTCCCTTGTTTTTCATGGCTTCCGCCAGGGCGGCGCCCATCTGGGCGGGCGTCTTGGCCACCACGATGCCGGCTTCCTTCAGGGCTTCCTGCTTGGCGGCGGCGGTGCCTTTGCCTCCGGCCACGATGGCGCCTGCGTGGCCCATGCGGCGGCCCTTGGGAGCCGTGGCTCCTGCGATGAAGGCGGCGACGGGCTTTTTGCAGTTGTTCTTGATCCATTCAGCGGCTTCTTCCTCTTCGGAACCGCCGATTTCACCGATCATGATGAAGGCGTCCGTGTTGGGGTCTTCCGTGAAGAATTGAACGGCCTGCTGCTGGGTCATGCCGTGGACGGGGTCGCCGCCGATGCCGATGCACATGCTCTGGCCCAGGCCCATGTTGGTGACCTGCCAGACGGCTTCATAGGTGAGCGTGCCGGAACGGGAGACGATGCCGATTCTGCCGGGCTTGAAGATGTAGGCCGGCATGATGCCGATCTTGCAGTTGGCGGCCGGGTTGACGATGCCGGGGCAGTTCGGGCCGATGAGGGTCACGTCTTTATCCTTCAGGAAGGCTTTCACCTTCTGCATGTCCTGCACCGGGATGCCTTCCGTGATGCAGACGATGAGCTTCACGCCAGCGTCAGCGGCTTCCATAATGGCGTCCGCGGCGAAGGGCGGCGGCACAAAGATCATGGAGGCGTTGCAGTCCGTGGCTTTTTTGGCTTCCGCCACGGTGTCGAAGACGGGGACCTTGCCTTCAAAGAGCTGGCCGCCCTTGCCGGGGGTCACGCCGGCGACCACGTTGGTGCCGAAGTCCATGCAGTTTTTGGCGTGGAACGCGCCGGCGCTGCCGGTGATGCCTTGCACGACCAGGCGGGTGTTCTTGTCAATGAGAGATGTCATTGTCGTAATAAATAGTGAGGGTTATTTGACTGCTGCGACCGCTTTCTGGGCAGCTTCGTCCAGGTTGTCGGCAGGGATGATGGCGATGCCGCTGTCTGCGAGGATTTTCTTGCCGATTTCCACGTTGGTGCCTTCCAGGCGGACGACGAGCGGGATTTTCATGTCAATGTTTTTCGCCGCGGCCACAATGCCCTGGGCGATGACGTCGCAGCGCATGATGCCGCCGAAGATGTTGACCAGAAGTGCCTTCACATTCTTGTCGCTGGTGAGGATGCGGAACGCGTTGGTTACCATTTCCTCCGTGGCGGAGCCGCCCACGTCCAGGAAGTTGGCGGGTTCCCCGCCGTAGTATTTGATGATGTCCATCGTGGCCATGGCCAGCCCAGCGCCGTTTACCATGCAGCCGATGTTGCCGTCCAGGCCGATGTAGTTCAGGTCATATTTGCCGGCTTCCACTTCACGGGGGTCTTCTTCCGTTTCATCCCGCATTTCCATGATTTCCGGGTGGCGGTACAGGGCGTTGTCGTCAAAGTTGAATTTGGCGTCCAGGGCGCACACGCGGTCGTCCGTGGTGACCACGAGGGGGTTGATTTCCACCAGGGAGCAGTCCAGGGCGGTGAAGAGCTTGTAAACGTTGGTGATGAGCTTGGTGGCCTGGCGGAGCAGGGGGCCGGTCAGGCCCAGGGCCACGGCGATCTTGAGGGCCTGGAAGGGCAGGATGCCCAAGGCCGGGTCAATGTGTTCGCGGATGATGGCTTCCGGACGGGTGGCGGCTACTTCTTCAATGTCCATGCCGCCTTCCGTGCTGGCTACGATGACGGGGCATTCACGGGCGCGGTCCTGGAGAATGGCGAAGTAGCATTCCTTCTTCAGGTCCACGGCTTCCGCCACCATGATCTTGCTGACCAGCTTGCCGGTTTCCCCGGTTTGCTTGGTGACCAGAACCTGGTTGAGCATCTTGCCGGCTACGTCTTCCACTTCCTCCACGGAGTCAACGACGTGCACGCCGCCCTTGAAGCCGTTTTTGAAGGTGCCTTTGCCACGGCCGCCAGCGTGTACCTGTGCCTTAACTACGTATTGGGAGAGGCCCATGTTCCGGGCTATTTGTGCTGCTTCCTGGGCGGTAGCGGCGGCAATGCCCTTGGGGGTAGCCACGCCAAAGCGCTCAAAGAGTTGTTTTGCTTGATATTCGTGAATGTTCATGACAGTGGGCCGTTCGGCCAAATGTTTGCGAAAGAAAAGCTATGCCTGTTTTTTGTGCCGGTCAAGGGAGAATGGTTTGGTCTTTTGATTTTTTGTTCGGGGGATTCATGGAGTGCCTTTGGAAATCAAAGAGGACAGAAGGCTTGACTGCATGCTTAAAGATTGTGAAACTTCCTTCTCATTTTTCCGTATTATATCTTTTATGAAAATTTACCGTCCTTCCGACACCTGCTTTGACGAAATGAAGAGCCGGATGAACCGCCGCGCTCTCCCGGAGGATTCCGTAAGGGATACCGTGAACGCTATTATCCAGGACGTTTCCGCGCGCGGGGACGAGGCCCTTTTTGATTATGCCGCC
The genomic region above belongs to Akkermansia massiliensis and contains:
- the sucD gene encoding succinate--CoA ligase subunit alpha; this translates as MTSLIDKNTRLVVQGITGSAGAFHAKNCMDFGTNVVAGVTPGKGGQLFEGKVPVFDTVAEAKKATDCNASMIFVPPPFAADAIMEAADAGVKLIVCITEGIPVQDMQKVKAFLKDKDVTLIGPNCPGIVNPAANCKIGIMPAYIFKPGRIGIVSRSGTLTYEAVWQVTNMGLGQSMCIGIGGDPVHGMTQQQAVQFFTEDPNTDAFIMIGEIGGSEEEEAAEWIKNNCKKPVAAFIAGATAPKGRRMGHAGAIVAGGKGTAAAKQEALKEAGIVVAKTPAQMGAALAEAMKNKGM
- a CDS encoding RecQ family ATP-dependent DNA helicase, coding for MSEFKVIRSPMEALKEYFGFSSLREGQDRVVASIMEGRNVLVVMPTGGGKSLCYQLPALCRDGVCLVVSPLIALMKDQVDALAARGIPATMINSSLSFPEQRERLAGMKDGAFKLVYVAPERFGHEGFMRALAEVDVNMVAVDEAHCLSQWGHDFRPDYLKLGRAIEAMGRPQVAALTATATPRVREDILEHLRLDDPVTIVRGFARENLHFRITACDTHKDKYKRLYELVKRHKTGIMYCSTRKKVEQVHEALSELGLNVTAYHAGMTDEQREEAQNAFMNRHADIVIATNAFGMGIDRADVRFVAHFEVPGSVEAYYQEAGRAGRDGDEAYCELLFNHADLRTQEFFIEGVNPGVPLIVELYELLRKHCSAETHDVAWSMEEMGERLKCRNAMQVGAALSVLMRNGAISRHDVPGQRVKLTRVTDPAVSGLKIPLDEQALREKEVRDREKLKAVTEFAYSTGCRQQWILNYFGEEDGAPCGRCDQCLTLGVEEGQSLGEEETRVVRQALSGIARASVRMADGSWQGRWGRTKIIQMLKGAKNQEILKTSLARLSTYGILSRWSEDDIRQLFRAMQMAGLTKMSGEADRPLITLSPKGNEVMMGRKEASMIWPLARRGKASAPSGQTRVRSTGDLAALGEFDEDLFLKLKELRNELAREAGIPAYAVFHNSTLEGLARLKPTTRRGAMNVHGIGEQKAAKYLDDFLEVIAEHCEV
- the sucC gene encoding ADP-forming succinate--CoA ligase subunit beta, with the translated sequence MNIHEYQAKQLFERFGVATPKGIAAATAQEAAQIARNMGLSQYVVKAQVHAGGRGKGTFKNGFKGGVHVVDSVEEVEDVAGKMLNQVLVTKQTGETGKLVSKIMVAEAVDLKKECYFAILQDRARECPVIVASTEGGMDIEEVAATRPEAIIREHIDPALGILPFQALKIAVALGLTGPLLRQATKLITNVYKLFTALDCSLVEINPLVVTTDDRVCALDAKFNFDDNALYRHPEIMEMRDETEEDPREVEAGKYDLNYIGLDGNIGCMVNGAGLAMATMDIIKYYGGEPANFLDVGGSATEEMVTNAFRILTSDKNVKALLVNIFGGIMRCDVIAQGIVAAAKNIDMKIPLVVRLEGTNVEIGKKILADSGIAIIPADNLDEAAQKAVAAVK